Proteins encoded in a region of the Methanofollis tationis genome:
- a CDS encoding response regulator yields MISLDKPRILMVEDDAILSTLTKTMLIRMGYEVVGTVSTVREALGSVVEKIPDLVLMDINLGTTFDGIDAANYIYHCFNTPVVFLTGTSEPDVLDRAKTAEPFGYVTKPFTREGLCAAIEIAYSSFQMNKPEIDRIRKKFLETIAGDDAYFLIDEKGTIIFMNGYAGHMTGFSYGEAFLAGLGDVLVMKDRQSEVRFSKQSLIRDIGTAGILNQVYVVRVVSRNRKVKTAKMSVKPIKDRSEQVIGYIVRLEEVQGKML; encoded by the coding sequence ATGATTTCTTTAGATAAGCCGAGAATTCTCATGGTCGAGGACGACGCCATTCTGTCAACCCTCACAAAAACCATGCTCATCCGCATGGGATATGAGGTGGTCGGAACGGTCTCGACCGTCAGGGAAGCGCTCGGTTCTGTGGTGGAAAAGATTCCCGATCTTGTGCTGATGGACATCAACCTCGGCACAACCTTCGACGGCATCGACGCGGCGAACTATATCTATCACTGCTTTAATACGCCGGTCGTGTTTCTGACCGGGACATCCGAGCCTGATGTCCTCGATCGGGCAAAGACGGCGGAGCCGTTCGGGTACGTCACCAAACCGTTCACCAGGGAAGGGCTGTGTGCGGCGATCGAGATTGCATACAGTTCGTTCCAGATGAATAAACCCGAGATCGATCGGATCAGGAAGAAGTTTCTGGAAACAATCGCCGGAGACGATGCCTATTTTCTCATCGACGAGAAGGGCACGATCATCTTCATGAACGGGTATGCCGGTCACATGACCGGGTTCTCCTATGGCGAGGCCTTTCTCGCCGGCCTTGGTGACGTGCTCGTGATGAAGGACCGGCAGTCCGAGGTCAGGTTTTCAAAGCAGAGTCTGATCAGGGATATCGGGACGGCAGGGATCCTGAACCAGGTCTATGTGGTGCGGGTCGTGTCCAGGAACCGCAAGGTGAAAACCGCGAAGATGAGTGTGAAACCGATCAAGGACCGTTCCGAACAGGTGATCGGGTACATCGTCAGACTGGAAGAGGTTCAGGGAAAGATGCTGTGA
- a CDS encoding phosphatase PAP2 family protein yields the protein MDYLIPDPAAVVALQTHLGWLAPLMNAVSFTGTAVFFFAVLPAIWWCVSPRLGLRLGLIVSLSGCINAVLKVLFHTPRPYWVSTEVRAFSTHQTFSLPSGHAQNAVCFFGAAAVWIHKRWFWAVAATLILLTGLSRIILGVHFPVDVLAGWAVGIVVLLLFIAADRRLSPGITALSPAVQAAGVTAASLLLAALGLALVVSGGEIPLSWTETAVAASGLPATRAIDPYDPSTLLSSAGTLLGIGLGAVWMGERFSAEGSVRAKLRRYALGMAIAALIYAGMGLAPDGGLLAAGWTIEYLRAAVLGFWVSGGAPALFKYLGIAGEAHRPSR from the coding sequence ATGGACTATCTCATCCCGGATCCGGCCGCCGTCGTGGCCCTGCAGACGCACCTCGGATGGCTCGCTCCCCTGATGAACGCCGTCTCTTTCACCGGGACGGCCGTTTTTTTCTTTGCTGTCCTTCCGGCGATCTGGTGGTGCGTAAGCCCGAGGCTTGGGCTGCGGCTTGGCTTGATCGTCTCGCTCTCTGGCTGTATCAACGCCGTGCTGAAGGTGCTCTTTCATACACCGCGGCCGTACTGGGTGAGCACAGAGGTCAGGGCATTCTCCACCCACCAGACCTTCTCATTGCCCTCGGGCCATGCCCAGAACGCCGTGTGTTTCTTCGGGGCTGCGGCCGTATGGATCCATAAACGCTGGTTCTGGGCGGTTGCAGCAACGCTTATCCTCCTTACCGGGTTGTCAAGGATCATTCTCGGCGTCCACTTTCCCGTCGACGTCCTCGCCGGTTGGGCCGTCGGGATCGTGGTGCTCCTCCTCTTCATAGCAGCAGACCGCCGTCTCTCTCCCGGGATTACAGCACTCAGCCCGGCGGTACAGGCAGCAGGTGTCACCGCCGCGTCGCTGCTCCTTGCCGCCCTGGGGCTCGCCCTCGTTGTGAGCGGGGGTGAGATCCCACTCTCCTGGACCGAGACCGCCGTCGCCGCCTCCGGCCTCCCGGCGACCAGGGCAATCGACCCGTACGATCCGTCCACCCTGCTCTCGTCGGCAGGCACGCTCCTCGGCATCGGTCTGGGGGCGGTGTGGATGGGGGAGAGGTTCTCGGCAGAAGGGAGTGTCAGGGCAAAGTTGAGGCGCTACGCCCTCGGCATGGCGATCGCGGCCCTCATCTACGCGGGTATGGGGCTCGCCCCTGACGGTGGCCTGCTGGCGGCCGGATGGACTATCGAGTACCTGAGGGCGGCGGTCCTCGGGTTCTGGGTATCAGGGGGTGCCCCGGCGCTCTTCAAATACCTGGGTATCGCAGGCGAAGCTCACCGGCCTTCGAGATGA
- a CDS encoding glucose 1-dehydrogenase — protein sequence MYEEFKNRVALITGGSSGIGGAAARAFAAHGARVVLGSRGEEAGLRTEREIREAGGEAVWIRTDVSREAEVEGFVAGAADQFGRIDYAFNCAGTSGAIRYLPMQAGDDFNRTVGTNLLGVFLCMKHEIPAMIRQGGGAIVNISAVAGLTGSAGASIYAATKAGSLALTRSAALEFSANGIRVNAVCPGIIQTEGLDVAWQDIPGFTIEEAKRRFVAEVPAGRFGRPGEVAAAVLWLCSDAASYVTGQTIVVDGGLSIR from the coding sequence ATGTATGAGGAGTTCAAAAACCGGGTCGCCCTGATCACTGGTGGAAGCTCCGGCATCGGGGGCGCAGCGGCGCGAGCCTTCGCCGCCCACGGTGCGCGGGTCGTGCTGGGGAGCAGAGGCGAGGAGGCCGGGCTGAGGACTGAACGGGAGATCAGGGAAGCCGGCGGAGAGGCAGTCTGGATCAGGACCGACGTCAGCCGCGAGGCTGAGGTCGAGGGCTTCGTCGCCGGGGCGGCAGATCAGTTCGGCCGTATCGATTACGCCTTCAACTGCGCCGGAACGAGCGGGGCAATCCGTTACCTGCCGATGCAGGCTGGCGACGACTTCAACCGGACCGTAGGAACGAACCTGCTGGGGGTGTTCCTCTGCATGAAACACGAGATCCCGGCGATGATACGGCAGGGCGGCGGAGCAATCGTGAACATCTCCGCGGTCGCCGGGCTCACCGGCTCTGCCGGGGCGTCGATATATGCGGCGACGAAGGCCGGAAGCCTCGCCCTGACGCGCTCGGCCGCCCTTGAGTTCTCGGCAAACGGCATCCGGGTCAACGCCGTCTGCCCCGGGATCATCCAGACCGAAGGCCTCGACGTCGCATGGCAGGACATCCCCGGGTTCACGATCGAAGAGGCGAAGCGCCGCTTCGTCGCAGAGGTGCCGGCAGGGCGGTTCGGCCGTCCCGGGGAGGTGGCTGCGGCCGTGCTCTGGCTCTGCTCTGACGCCGCCTCCTATGTCACCGGGCAGACGATCGTCGTCGACGGCGGCCTCTCAATCCGATGA
- a CDS encoding aminotransferase-like domain-containing protein gives MTHYRFADRMIHAPASFIDELFRVSGEPGVISFAGGLPDAALIDVEGIARAVAAVMEEEGRCALQYSTTDGYRPLREYIAARYRRRLGIPAEADDIQIVNGSQQCLDLMAKIFLNSGDAVGMERPGYLGAIEAFSLYEPEICTVPLGEEGPDLQAFEAMVRDRAPKFFYGIPNSQNPSGITYPEAARREIARLLDGTGTLFYEDDAFGDLFFDGRPRLPVKKYLPDGAVLSGSFSKIVAPGMRIGWILAPQPVLRQFNAAKQAADLHSNFFCQVVLHSYLSGTDLDVHVRRVAGIYGERCRMMCDLIDDRLPAGVTRTTPEGGMFLMVFLPPGVSSMDVFREGVRQGVAVLPGVPFYAEGGGEHTLRLNFSNANETSIIEGMERLARVIQGFL, from the coding sequence ATGACGCACTACAGGTTTGCCGACCGCATGATCCATGCGCCCGCATCGTTCATCGACGAACTCTTCAGGGTGTCTGGCGAGCCCGGCGTGATCTCGTTCGCCGGCGGCCTCCCCGACGCCGCCCTCATCGATGTGGAGGGGATCGCCCGCGCCGTCGCGGCGGTGATGGAGGAGGAGGGGCGCTGTGCCCTCCAGTACTCGACAACCGACGGCTACCGCCCTTTGCGGGAGTACATCGCCGCCCGGTACCGCCGGCGTCTCGGGATCCCCGCGGAGGCCGACGATATCCAGATCGTCAACGGTTCGCAGCAGTGCCTCGACCTCATGGCGAAGATCTTTCTCAACTCCGGCGACGCCGTCGGCATGGAGCGTCCTGGCTACCTCGGGGCTATCGAGGCCTTCTCCCTGTACGAGCCCGAGATCTGCACCGTCCCGCTCGGTGAGGAGGGGCCCGATCTGCAGGCGTTCGAGGCGATGGTCCGCGACCGCGCCCCGAAGTTCTTCTACGGCATCCCTAACTCGCAGAACCCGTCCGGGATCACCTATCCCGAGGCCGCCCGGCGGGAGATCGCCCGCCTGCTCGACGGCACCGGGACCCTTTTTTACGAGGACGACGCCTTTGGTGATCTCTTCTTTGACGGGAGGCCACGGCTGCCGGTGAAAAAATACCTTCCTGACGGTGCGGTGCTCTCGGGATCGTTCTCGAAGATTGTCGCCCCAGGAATGCGGATTGGCTGGATACTCGCACCTCAGCCGGTGCTGCGGCAGTTCAACGCTGCAAAGCAGGCGGCCGACCTCCACTCCAACTTCTTCTGCCAGGTTGTCCTCCACAGTTACCTTTCAGGCACCGACCTCGATGTCCATGTGCGGCGAGTCGCCGGGATCTACGGCGAGCGCTGCCGGATGATGTGTGATCTCATCGATGACCGCCTCCCGGCCGGCGTCACCCGCACCACCCCTGAGGGGGGGATGTTCCTGATGGTCTTCCTGCCGCCTGGTGTTTCTTCTATGGACGTCTTCCGCGAAGGCGTCCGCCAGGGGGTTGCGGTCCTGCCCGGCGTCCCCTTCTATGCGGAGGGAGGCGGGGAGCACACCCTCAGGCTGAACTTCTCGAACGCGAACGAAACGAGCATCATTGAGGGGATGGAACGGCTCGCCCGGGTGATCCAGGGGTTTTTGTGA